In a genomic window of Roseiflexus castenholzii DSM 13941:
- a CDS encoding RidA family protein, translating to MDRTVVQTPDAPQAIGPYSQAIIADGFVFCSGQIPLTPDGVLVEGDVAVQTRQVLANLQAVLTAAGSSLDQVVKTTVFLADMSDFAAMNAVYAEFFATNPPARSTIQVARLPRDARVEIEAIALRRSP from the coding sequence ATGGATCGTACAGTCGTACAAACACCAGATGCGCCGCAGGCGATTGGTCCATACTCACAGGCGATCATTGCTGACGGCTTCGTGTTTTGCTCGGGGCAGATTCCGCTGACTCCCGACGGCGTTCTGGTCGAAGGGGACGTGGCGGTGCAGACGCGCCAGGTGTTGGCAAACCTTCAGGCAGTGCTCACAGCCGCAGGCAGTTCGCTCGATCAAGTGGTCAAAACGACGGTTTTCCTTGCCGATATGAGCGACTTCGCCGCCATGAATGCTGTCTATGCCGAATTCTTCGCCACTAATCCGCCAGCGCGTTCGACGATCCAGGTCGCGCGGTTGCCACGCGATGCGCGGGTGGAGATCGAAGCGATTGCGTT
- a CDS encoding glycosyltransferase family 39 protein codes for MRSKTISGDPPALQPTVSAYARLTLRYRDARLALVVVLALLVGIFAYQAPVDATIFVGWPGDRLFLQASEGAGAADRFTFYGDEITADAPGGRSRWTHQGARIDLAGLGKGALVVTVRAQGWPPDALNRATRQPEVTVIADDTFIGRFTPGEQWAEYDVAVPAEVRRSNDLTLMLVASDVFTSTSIYNDPRPKGIRIDAIRVRSVGDGPFVPALAPVLWLTVGGGVWFLALAGGTRKPTFAFVAATLLVSGAALALAAARIWTVVLLPWLAGAGIALLIWQHRVALVRHPLRLARRFTRGSALGYGLLAATGAWLVAMIIQYAPPMPRLEQFWEFFPDSLIYTLITLGSLALILVYGRNGVPRLAQATVRMAGSRRGATLTLTLLLAVWVGYLGAVILAMPYVGHADYADNAVVARNLLAGRGWTVDYVTQFYRLYDGVTRPQETWPLLQPVWVASSFALFGVSNWAAKIPNLLFLTVLALAVYQAGARLWDRRVGLVAVVLLITSHLYFKLVIYVTNDLGFALFAFGALLLLYRAWGAPDAMALASRLRFGSISQQLALTILSGALTGLMLLQKPGSGGLIALGMGWWFLRVRFDTWPRTLADLRTRLAPVAAWGVVAFVLLAPYLARNMLTFGVPFYSTEGKDAWVLEYTTWDQIYAVYTTEEGFSTLGVPDRSWILRWGFDRTLVKMERQVRALRDYLLPSWQHAPFGLSEWFGRADKDRLLFDPGAWLALFGAMAVIASHRRLMTLLGAAFVPYTLFLIVYWHTNEERYWVVVMPWLALFASATLWCIYDRIAALSDGRWTPFGLLAVVALIAAIIAPSWSPIAEKVRDEPNLYRADLDAYDWLKRNTPSDAVVMTRNPWQLNWHSERPALMIPYTTDRETFLRLARRYNVRYLMIDTLQRPEPEVRRLLDAMIADPALGFREVYRTPVYRADFRGVTKEMIAVVYAFPQ; via the coding sequence GTGAGGAGTAAGACGATTTCAGGCGATCCGCCTGCACTACAGCCAACCGTCAGCGCGTATGCGCGCCTGACGCTGCGTTATCGTGATGCGCGTCTGGCGCTGGTTGTTGTGCTGGCGCTTCTGGTGGGCATCTTTGCGTATCAGGCGCCGGTTGATGCGACGATCTTCGTCGGTTGGCCCGGCGACCGCCTGTTTTTGCAGGCAAGCGAGGGCGCTGGCGCTGCCGACCGGTTCACCTTCTACGGCGATGAAATCACCGCTGACGCGCCGGGGGGGCGCAGCCGCTGGACGCACCAGGGAGCGCGGATTGATCTGGCAGGTCTGGGCAAGGGTGCGCTTGTGGTGACGGTGCGCGCGCAGGGGTGGCCCCCCGATGCCCTCAACCGCGCGACGCGCCAGCCGGAGGTGACGGTCATAGCGGACGATACGTTCATTGGACGCTTCACGCCAGGCGAACAGTGGGCAGAGTACGATGTCGCTGTTCCCGCCGAGGTGCGGCGCAGCAATGACCTGACGCTGATGCTGGTTGCGTCGGATGTCTTCACCAGCACGAGCATCTACAACGATCCTCGTCCAAAAGGAATCCGCATCGACGCTATTCGGGTGCGCAGCGTCGGTGATGGTCCATTCGTGCCTGCGCTGGCGCCGGTGCTCTGGTTGACGGTGGGTGGAGGGGTCTGGTTTCTGGCGCTGGCAGGGGGCACTCGCAAGCCAACGTTTGCCTTCGTTGCTGCGACGCTGCTCGTCAGCGGTGCAGCGCTTGCGCTGGCGGCGGCGCGCATCTGGACGGTTGTACTGTTGCCATGGCTCGCCGGGGCCGGCATTGCGCTGCTGATCTGGCAGCATCGCGTCGCTCTGGTGCGCCATCCGCTGCGCCTGGCGCGCCGCTTCACGCGCGGGTCGGCGCTCGGCTATGGGCTGCTGGCGGCAACAGGCGCGTGGCTGGTGGCGATGATCATTCAGTATGCCCCGCCGATGCCGCGCCTGGAACAGTTCTGGGAGTTTTTTCCCGACTCGCTCATCTATACGCTGATCACGCTGGGCAGTCTGGCGCTGATCCTGGTCTACGGGCGCAATGGAGTGCCCCGCCTGGCGCAGGCGACGGTGCGCATGGCAGGTTCGCGGCGCGGTGCGACGCTGACGCTGACGCTCCTGCTGGCAGTGTGGGTTGGCTATCTGGGGGCGGTCATTCTGGCGATGCCATATGTCGGGCATGCCGACTATGCCGATAATGCGGTCGTGGCGCGCAATCTCCTTGCCGGACGAGGATGGACGGTCGATTATGTGACGCAGTTCTACCGCCTCTACGACGGTGTCACGCGCCCGCAGGAAACATGGCCCCTGCTGCAACCGGTGTGGGTGGCGTCTTCGTTTGCGCTTTTTGGCGTCAGTAATTGGGCTGCGAAGATTCCGAACCTGCTGTTTCTCACTGTGCTGGCGCTGGCGGTCTATCAGGCTGGCGCGCGCCTGTGGGACCGGCGCGTCGGATTGGTTGCAGTCGTGTTGCTCATCACCAGTCATCTCTACTTCAAACTGGTAATCTATGTGACGAATGACCTGGGGTTTGCGCTGTTTGCGTTCGGCGCACTGCTGCTGCTGTATCGCGCCTGGGGTGCGCCGGATGCGATGGCGCTCGCGTCGCGTTTGCGCTTTGGGAGCATATCGCAGCAATTGGCGTTGACGATCCTCTCTGGTGCGTTAACCGGTCTGATGCTCTTGCAAAAGCCGGGAAGCGGCGGGTTGATCGCGCTGGGCATGGGATGGTGGTTCCTGCGGGTGCGCTTTGACACCTGGCCGCGAACCCTGGCCGATCTGCGCACGCGACTGGCGCCCGTAGCGGCGTGGGGTGTGGTTGCGTTTGTGTTGCTGGCGCCGTATCTGGCGCGGAATATGCTCACCTTCGGCGTGCCGTTCTATTCGACCGAGGGCAAGGATGCGTGGGTGCTGGAGTACACGACATGGGATCAGATCTATGCCGTGTATACCACCGAGGAAGGGTTCAGTACGCTCGGCGTTCCCGACCGCAGCTGGATTCTGCGGTGGGGATTCGACCGCACCCTGGTCAAAATGGAGCGACAGGTGCGCGCACTGCGCGACTATCTGCTACCATCCTGGCAGCATGCCCCTTTCGGATTGAGCGAGTGGTTCGGGCGCGCCGACAAGGATCGCCTGCTGTTTGATCCAGGCGCGTGGCTGGCGCTCTTCGGCGCTATGGCTGTCATAGCATCACATCGCCGCCTGATGACCCTGCTCGGCGCAGCGTTTGTGCCATACACGCTGTTTCTGATCGTCTACTGGCACACGAATGAAGAACGTTACTGGGTTGTGGTGATGCCGTGGCTTGCGCTTTTCGCTTCGGCAACGCTGTGGTGCATCTATGACCGGATCGCTGCGCTGTCCGATGGTCGTTGGACGCCATTCGGGTTGCTGGCAGTCGTTGCACTGATAGCGGCGATCATCGCGCCGTCCTGGTCTCCAATCGCCGAAAAGGTGCGCGACGAACCGAACCTGTATCGCGCCGATCTCGACGCCTATGACTGGCTGAAGCGCAACACGCCGTCTGATGCCGTAGTGATGACGCGCAACCCGTGGCAACTCAACTGGCACAGCGAACGTCCGGCGCTCATGATACCGTACACGACCGACCGGGAGACCTTCCTGCGCCTGGCGCGCCGCTACAATGTGCGCTATCTGATGATCGATACCTTGCAGCGCCCTGAGCCGGAAGTGCGCCGCCTGCTCGATGCCATGATCGCCGATCCGGCATTGGGGTTCCGCGAAGTCTACCGCACACCAGTGTATCGCGCCGATTTTCGCGGCGTAACGAAGGAGATGATCGCCGTTGTGTACGCATTCCCGCAGTGA
- a CDS encoding glycosyltransferase: MNILMLTSSYPKYVGETTAPFVEAIAVGLARRRHTVHVVAPFHPDVRRAPVEYGVRLHFYRYAPHRVLNVYGYAESLHADVGLRRTALAAVPFALAASLRALLHLTRHHRFDVIHAHWVLPNGAPAMLAARLRNLPLVVSLHGSDVYLASRGWPLALSAVAVFRSAGAITACSSDLYQRALRLGAPPAHTTVIPYGVDAHAFRPDPRAGIQVRAELHLPPDTLLILAMGRMVYKKGFTFLLDALPHIRALHPRATLVLAGYGDLLDELKEHARRLGVADAVIFPGQLPRDRAARYVAAADVYVVPSVRDDAGNVDGLPNTLLEGMGAARPIVATRTAGIPDVIADGVHGLLVPERDPVALADAIVRLLSDRNLAARLGEAARRRVLDELSWDVTAVRFEEAYRHAVECKL, translated from the coding sequence ATGAACATTCTCATGCTCACCTCGTCGTACCCAAAGTACGTTGGGGAGACGACAGCGCCCTTCGTTGAAGCGATAGCGGTCGGTCTGGCGCGACGGCGGCACACGGTGCATGTTGTTGCGCCGTTTCACCCCGATGTGCGGCGCGCGCCGGTTGAGTACGGCGTGCGGTTGCACTTTTACCGCTATGCCCCACACCGCGTTCTCAATGTCTATGGCTATGCCGAGTCGTTGCATGCCGACGTTGGTCTGCGCCGCACGGCGCTGGCGGCGGTTCCGTTTGCGCTGGCAGCGTCGCTCCGGGCGCTGCTGCACCTGACGCGCCATCACCGGTTCGATGTGATCCACGCGCACTGGGTGCTGCCAAATGGCGCACCGGCTATGCTTGCCGCCCGGTTGCGCAACCTGCCGCTGGTCGTCAGCCTGCACGGGTCCGATGTCTATCTGGCGTCCAGGGGATGGCCCCTCGCGCTGAGCGCCGTCGCCGTCTTTCGCAGCGCGGGCGCTATCACCGCGTGCAGCAGTGATCTGTATCAGCGCGCGCTGCGCCTCGGCGCGCCGCCTGCGCACACAACGGTCATTCCATACGGCGTTGATGCGCACGCCTTTCGCCCCGATCCGCGCGCTGGCATCCAGGTGCGCGCCGAATTGCACCTGCCACCTGATACGTTGCTTATTCTCGCCATGGGCAGAATGGTCTACAAGAAAGGATTCACCTTCCTGCTTGATGCGCTGCCGCACATCCGCGCACTGCATCCGCGTGCGACCCTGGTGCTGGCGGGGTACGGCGATCTCCTCGATGAACTGAAGGAGCATGCCAGGAGGCTCGGTGTCGCAGATGCGGTCATTTTTCCGGGGCAGCTTCCACGCGACCGCGCGGCGCGCTACGTCGCCGCCGCCGATGTGTATGTCGTACCCTCGGTGCGTGATGATGCCGGTAATGTTGATGGCCTGCCCAATACGCTCCTCGAAGGTATGGGAGCGGCGCGCCCGATTGTTGCGACTCGCACGGCCGGCATTCCCGATGTCATCGCCGATGGTGTGCATGGCCTGCTCGTCCCGGAACGCGACCCGGTGGCGCTGGCTGATGCCATCGTGCGTCTGCTGAGTGATCGCAATCTTGCAGCGCGTCTTGGAGAAGCGGCGCGCCGCCGGGTGCTGGACGAACTCTCCTGGGATGTGACGGCGGTGCGCTTCGAGGAGGCGTACCGTCATGCCGTTGAATGTAAACTTTAG
- a CDS encoding glycosyltransferase family 39 protein, whose amino-acid sequence MTLLIVALTALAFGLRLYRLDAQSLWLDEGSTWVEVTGKGWLTLFGELFSPTAGYPLYHLLLKAWVLVAGDSEWALRFPSALVGALVIPALMAAVDELRVVSGRMSKGRASAAVGLLAAFSPYALWHAQDAKVYSLLILASALLMWTLLRAVRTGARRAWLLFASVSLISIFVHRLALLSLAGAVLVVALHLWRRDSRIAHQWAMLWAAGALALSIVGVAGVILATRNERLGNERNAVGMLEGLWFTFAHFSLNRWPGELEGYLRLPAVIWLLPFGALTVWGAVALIQDRRAGRGGAGTVLALFLTPLALFAIVHTLAPVYEARYAASAFPAWLLLLAYPLITHGNEHNAARPSRRSAAHPVVTLLIVVALLACVATLMQPGKGLFSGDPVKEQWREAVAALAARVHPDDLVLVHPHYVMPMYTYYAPRVTPDPLPQPVTFPVFAEGDTCGIVNPTRQQMLECIRRRFEPFYNQQATGKKRALLLIAPDHARTVDPPPLPVDRFGWVGLRFQYPQRTWPCGGIEFVGVLLMCQSFPETFNPGSPGMIPQPAQPLEAVFGSELRLRGVTLALHGGAARAGGALPVTLYWEAVAPPSRDYRMFLHLCRDCDIPPRANDDGPPLGGYAPAGMTTTWRVGDPVHDERTLTLPHDLPPGRYTLLLGVYSGDGAPATRLPITMSAPTLPENRLVLGTVDIAAP is encoded by the coding sequence ATGACCTTGCTCATCGTCGCATTGACCGCGTTGGCGTTCGGGTTGCGCCTGTATCGCCTGGATGCGCAGAGCCTGTGGCTCGACGAGGGAAGTACATGGGTCGAGGTGACCGGCAAGGGATGGCTGACACTCTTCGGTGAATTGTTTAGCCCCACTGCTGGTTACCCGCTCTATCATCTGCTGTTGAAGGCATGGGTCCTCGTGGCAGGCGACTCGGAGTGGGCTTTGCGCTTCCCGTCGGCACTGGTAGGGGCGCTGGTCATCCCGGCGCTGATGGCGGCAGTTGACGAACTGCGCGTCGTTTCAGGGCGGATGAGTAAAGGGCGCGCATCAGCAGCGGTCGGCTTGCTCGCAGCGTTCTCGCCGTATGCTCTCTGGCACGCACAGGACGCAAAAGTCTACAGTCTGCTCATCCTGGCGTCGGCGCTGCTCATGTGGACACTGCTGCGCGCCGTGCGAACGGGTGCACGGCGTGCCTGGCTACTCTTCGCTAGCGTGTCCCTGATCAGTATCTTTGTGCATCGTCTGGCGCTCTTATCGCTGGCGGGCGCCGTGCTCGTCGTTGCCTTGCACCTGTGGCGGCGCGATTCCAGGATCGCGCACCAGTGGGCGATGCTGTGGGCGGCAGGGGCGCTGGCGCTGAGCATCGTCGGGGTTGCCGGAGTGATCCTGGCGACGCGCAACGAACGCTTAGGCAATGAGCGCAATGCCGTCGGCATGCTCGAAGGACTCTGGTTCACCTTTGCGCATTTCAGCCTGAACCGCTGGCCCGGCGAACTGGAGGGCTACCTGAGATTACCTGCTGTGATCTGGTTGCTGCCGTTTGGCGCTTTGACGGTGTGGGGCGCAGTGGCGCTGATACAGGATAGACGCGCAGGTCGCGGCGGCGCCGGCACTGTTCTGGCGCTCTTCCTGACGCCACTGGCACTGTTCGCAATTGTTCATACCCTGGCGCCGGTGTACGAAGCGCGGTATGCTGCATCGGCGTTTCCGGCATGGCTCCTTCTCCTGGCATATCCACTGATAACGCATGGGAATGAACATAACGCTGCGCGCCCGTCCAGGCGGTCGGCTGCGCATCCCGTCGTCACACTCCTGATCGTCGTTGCTCTGTTGGCGTGCGTTGCAACGCTCATGCAGCCAGGAAAGGGTCTCTTCAGCGGCGATCCGGTCAAGGAACAGTGGCGCGAAGCGGTCGCGGCCCTCGCTGCGCGCGTCCATCCCGATGATCTGGTGCTCGTGCATCCGCACTATGTGATGCCGATGTACACGTACTACGCTCCCCGCGTCACTCCCGATCCGCTGCCGCAGCCGGTCACATTCCCTGTGTTTGCCGAAGGTGACACATGCGGTATCGTCAACCCGACGCGGCAACAGATGCTCGAATGTATCCGGCGTCGCTTCGAGCCATTCTATAATCAGCAGGCGACCGGCAAAAAGCGTGCTCTGTTGCTGATCGCACCCGATCACGCACGGACGGTCGATCCGCCGCCGCTGCCGGTCGATCGCTTTGGGTGGGTCGGGTTACGCTTTCAGTATCCGCAACGCACCTGGCCCTGCGGTGGCATTGAGTTCGTCGGCGTGCTTCTCATGTGCCAGAGTTTCCCCGAAACCTTCAATCCTGGCAGTCCGGGAATGATCCCGCAACCGGCTCAACCGCTCGAAGCGGTTTTCGGCAGCGAGTTGCGCCTGCGCGGCGTGACATTGGCGCTTCATGGCGGCGCTGCGCGAGCAGGCGGCGCACTCCCTGTCACCCTCTATTGGGAAGCGGTCGCGCCGCCGTCCCGCGACTATCGTATGTTTCTGCACCTCTGCCGCGACTGTGATATTCCGCCCCGTGCCAACGATGACGGACCGCCGCTCGGCGGGTATGCGCCCGCCGGGATGACCACCACCTGGCGTGTCGGCGATCCGGTGCACGATGAGCGGACGCTGACGCTGCCCCATGACCTGCCGCCTGGTCGGTACACCTTGCTCCTGGGGGTCTACAGCGGTGATGGCGCGCCTGCCACGCGCCTGCCGATCACAATGTCTGCGCCAACGCTTCCTGAGAATCGCCTTGTGCTGGGAACTGTTGACATCGCAGCGCCGTAA
- a CDS encoding pyridoxamine 5'-phosphate oxidase family protein: MATVDANGRPVVIPIVYAFDGRLYTPIDARRKREEAMRLRRVQNIQANPHVAVVVDHYSENWNELA; this comes from the coding sequence ATGGCGACAGTCGATGCGAATGGGCGCCCCGTGGTGATACCAATCGTGTATGCCTTTGATGGACGATTGTACACCCCGATCGATGCCAGGCGGAAACGAGAAGAGGCGATGCGGCTGCGCCGGGTGCAGAACATTCAGGCGAATCCGCATGTTGCGGTAGTGGTCGATCACTATAGCGAAAACTGGAACGAACTGGCGTGA
- the pgsA gene encoding CDP-diacylglycerol--glycerol-3-phosphate 3-phosphatidyltransferase, with protein sequence MDTRHLPNLLGLFRIVATPALYVLIALGTPTGDLSAVVLLLLMAASDIADGRIARKLKVVSPLGVFLDTISDKIFVAGALLPMVERGLLPGWTALIIIIREFAVSGLRSYAAAEGEVIAARQWGKQKLVFTVAALIWCLVDAAARASPGAPGALLTLASLWPLVLGIALVWTIGSGVEYFWKAMPLLRR encoded by the coding sequence GTGGATACCCGTCATCTGCCCAACCTGCTTGGTCTGTTTCGGATTGTCGCAACGCCGGCGCTCTACGTTCTGATTGCGCTCGGCACACCGACCGGCGACCTGAGCGCTGTTGTGTTGTTATTGTTGATGGCCGCCAGCGATATTGCTGATGGTCGGATTGCGCGTAAACTAAAAGTGGTGTCGCCACTTGGCGTGTTTCTCGATACCATTTCTGACAAAATCTTCGTTGCCGGGGCGCTGTTGCCGATGGTCGAACGCGGGCTTCTTCCCGGTTGGACGGCGTTGATCATCATTATCCGCGAATTTGCGGTGTCGGGGTTGCGCTCCTACGCCGCCGCCGAAGGCGAAGTGATCGCAGCGCGACAGTGGGGGAAGCAGAAACTGGTGTTCACCGTTGCGGCGCTGATATGGTGTCTGGTCGATGCGGCAGCGCGCGCATCACCCGGTGCGCCAGGAGCGCTGCTGACTCTGGCATCGCTCTGGCCCCTCGTGCTCGGTATTGCCCTGGTCTGGACGATCGGTTCGGGCGTGGAGTATTTCTGGAAAGCGATGCCGTTATTGCGGCGGTGA
- the hepT gene encoding type VII toxin-antitoxin system HepT family RNase toxin, giving the protein MIDCDSVPAKVAIIQRCLDRIRSVTGMDPASLDDIDRHDIVVLNLQRAVQSAIDLCAHTFAAHGYEMPATPRDIFAALEQRGLFSTASARAMQKMCGFRTIAVRDNRNLSPDVLKAILVHHLFDLETLLYQ; this is encoded by the coding sequence ATGATCGATTGTGATAGTGTGCCTGCAAAGGTGGCGATCATCCAGCGCTGTCTCGACCGCATCCGGTCGGTCACCGGCATGGACCCGGCGAGTCTTGATGACATTGACCGGCATGATATTGTTGTGCTCAACCTGCAGCGCGCCGTGCAGTCTGCAATCGATCTCTGCGCGCATACCTTTGCAGCGCATGGATACGAGATGCCGGCAACGCCGCGCGACATTTTTGCGGCGCTTGAGCAACGGGGGCTTTTTTCCACTGCATCGGCGCGGGCAATGCAGAAGATGTGCGGTTTTCGCACTATCGCCGTTCGTGACAATCGCAACCTTTCGCCGGATGTGCTCAAGGCGATCCTGGTGCATCACCTGTTCGATCTCGAAACGTTGTTATACCAATGA
- a CDS encoding 1-deoxy-D-xylulose-5-phosphate synthase N-terminal domain-containing protein, with the protein MIDTMPESRTRVLHPVSPDRLAVLDAIQRRILWLATLMVHYANHVRPNPDGTKIGGHQASSTSLVTILTALYFHFLRPGDRVSIKPHASPAFHAVQYLLGRLPREYLTTLRAYGGLQAYPSRTKDPDDVDFSTGSVGLGAVAPAFAALAHRYAKMHFGRVTSQRFIALVGDAELDEGNVWEAILDEAMEGLDNLIWIVDLNRQSLDRVVPGIRAARLKRLFAENGWQVLEAKYGRRLQALFGQPGGDALRQRIDDMSNEEYQALIRLPGHELRARLCDDPAGKGDQIAGVIAGVSDDALPSVLSNLGGHDLEELFDVLAHADASAGRPTVIFAYTIKGWGLPIAGHPLNHSMLLTAEQIEALRVAHGIAPGTEWDAFSPGTLEADLCAEAAARLYPPEEPEGVACDPALVPANLDVAVPERTSTQDAFGRLLVRLADTPIGERVVTSSPDVSVSTNLAGWINKTGVFTPIEHPDYETESYRLLRWKRGPSGRHIELGISEMNLFMLLGMMGLSAELCGQPLIPIGTVYDPFVCRGLDALIYSVYSGAKFIFAGTPSGITLSPEGGAHQSIITPSIGAELPKLRAYEPCYAQEVEWLLLEAIRECCDRAHGQATYLRLSTRPVDQAPFSAVLQRLGKEELRRQVLMGGYRLRDWRFGDQTIIARRANGQPYHVLIAGAGAIVPEALAAADLLEREGVAVTVLNLVSPKRVFERWRAGRDHNPLGWLILPEERRAPIITMQDGASHSLAWLGSVYGAPVTALGVDDFGQSGARADLYRHFGIDPLSIAEAAFRALDE; encoded by the coding sequence ATGATCGACACCATGCCCGAATCCCGAACCCGTGTGCTTCATCCCGTCTCTCCCGATCGCCTTGCAGTACTGGACGCGATCCAGCGCCGCATTCTTTGGTTGGCAACGCTCATGGTCCATTATGCCAACCATGTGCGTCCGAACCCTGATGGGACGAAGATCGGCGGACATCAGGCATCTTCGACATCGCTCGTGACCATTCTGACGGCGCTTTACTTCCATTTTCTGCGGCCCGGCGATCGGGTGTCGATTAAACCCCATGCGTCGCCGGCGTTCCACGCGGTACAGTACCTGCTGGGGCGACTGCCGCGCGAGTATCTCACGACCCTGCGCGCCTACGGCGGTCTTCAGGCGTATCCCAGTCGCACCAAAGACCCTGATGATGTCGATTTTTCGACCGGCTCGGTCGGTCTGGGCGCGGTTGCGCCTGCTTTTGCGGCACTGGCGCATCGTTACGCAAAAATGCATTTTGGACGTGTGACATCGCAGCGCTTCATTGCGCTGGTCGGTGACGCCGAACTGGATGAGGGAAATGTCTGGGAGGCGATCCTTGATGAGGCGATGGAGGGTCTGGACAATCTGATCTGGATTGTCGATCTGAACCGCCAGAGCCTCGACCGAGTGGTGCCGGGCATTCGGGCGGCACGGCTGAAGCGCCTGTTTGCCGAAAATGGCTGGCAGGTGCTCGAAGCGAAGTATGGTCGTCGGTTGCAGGCGTTGTTTGGGCAACCCGGCGGTGACGCACTCCGGCAGCGCATCGACGATATGAGCAATGAGGAGTATCAGGCGCTCATCCGCCTCCCCGGTCACGAACTGCGCGCGCGTCTATGCGACGATCCGGCGGGCAAGGGCGATCAGATTGCGGGCGTCATTGCAGGCGTTTCCGACGATGCGTTGCCGTCCGTCCTCTCGAACCTCGGAGGGCATGATCTGGAGGAACTATTCGATGTGCTGGCGCATGCAGACGCTTCGGCAGGCAGACCGACCGTTATTTTCGCGTACACGATCAAAGGTTGGGGATTGCCAATCGCCGGGCATCCGCTCAACCATTCGATGCTGCTGACTGCCGAGCAGATTGAAGCGCTGCGTGTTGCGCACGGTATCGCTCCCGGCACGGAGTGGGACGCATTCTCGCCGGGCACACTCGAAGCCGATCTGTGCGCCGAGGCTGCGGCGCGCCTCTATCCTCCCGAAGAGCCGGAGGGGGTCGCCTGTGATCCGGCGCTGGTTCCTGCCAATCTGGACGTTGCCGTGCCGGAACGCACCAGCACCCAGGATGCATTTGGGCGCCTGCTGGTGCGCCTGGCGGATACCCCAATTGGCGAACGTGTCGTGACATCATCGCCCGATGTCTCCGTTTCGACCAACCTGGCGGGCTGGATCAACAAAACCGGCGTGTTCACACCTATCGAACACCCCGATTATGAGACCGAGTCGTACCGTCTGCTGCGCTGGAAACGCGGACCGTCCGGCAGGCACATCGAACTGGGCATCTCCGAAATGAACCTCTTCATGCTACTCGGCATGATGGGGTTGTCTGCGGAACTGTGCGGGCAACCGCTCATCCCGATCGGCACCGTCTATGACCCGTTCGTCTGTCGTGGACTCGATGCGCTGATCTACAGTGTCTATTCTGGCGCGAAGTTCATCTTTGCCGGAACGCCGTCGGGGATCACCCTATCACCCGAAGGTGGCGCGCACCAATCGATTATTACGCCGTCGATTGGCGCAGAGCTGCCGAAGTTGCGCGCGTATGAGCCATGCTATGCGCAGGAGGTGGAATGGCTGCTGCTGGAAGCGATCCGTGAGTGCTGCGATCGCGCGCATGGGCAGGCGACCTACCTGCGCCTCTCGACACGCCCCGTCGATCAGGCGCCGTTCAGCGCCGTGTTGCAACGCCTGGGGAAAGAGGAACTGCGACGGCAGGTTCTGATGGGCGGGTATCGCCTGCGCGACTGGCGTTTCGGCGATCAGACGATCATTGCGCGGCGGGCGAATGGGCAACCCTACCATGTGCTTATTGCCGGGGCTGGCGCCATTGTGCCCGAAGCGCTGGCAGCCGCCGATCTGCTGGAACGCGAAGGCGTAGCGGTGACGGTTTTGAATCTGGTCAGTCCGAAGCGCGTCTTTGAGCGCTGGCGCGCAGGGCGCGACCACAATCCGCTCGGTTGGCTGATTCTGCCAGAAGAGCGCCGTGCGCCGATCATTACCATGCAGGACGGCGCATCGCACAGCCTGGCATGGCTGGGAAGCGTCTACGGCGCGCCAGTGACGGCGCTGGGAGTGGATGACTTCGGGCAGTCGGGCGCGCGCGCCGACCTCTACCGTCATTTCGGAATCGATCCGCTGAGCATTGCCGAGGCGGCGTTCCGCGCATTGGATGAATGA